In the genome of Leptolyngbya sp. FACHB-261, one region contains:
- a CDS encoding site-specific integrase, with amino-acid sequence MTSVRSSDAAFEAKLLKLNQRLKAARLGFVVEQRGNSLVLRGTLPPRPGTGRLRPYQQRLSLSLAANADGLKQAEQAAKVIAAQLIQKTFDWQDYLKWGSARNLAFSELTVPQQVEAFERWFFNQRGEQAASRSTWATAYAPYLRQVLEVAQAHADFSISEVIYSALLKTPPDSRSRQVCSTALRSFCQFLKLEVPFEVGESGLGYQHPSPRNLPDDQLIIEWFERIPNPQWRFVYGLMAAYGLRNHEVFFCDFAELRNAAVANPTVQVLTTTKTGEHEVWPFYPEWVEQFQLRSGCLPPVKTDLTRTTLQQVGATVTRQFRRYDLPFSPYDLRHAWAVRTIHFGLSDTVAARMMGHSVAIHTRTYHRWLARRDQQQAVETALARSGLKPPVKPPIPAASAAVAAPEVATSEV; translated from the coding sequence TTGACTTCAGTTCGCTCATCTGATGCTGCCTTTGAGGCCAAACTGCTCAAGCTTAACCAACGGCTAAAAGCGGCCCGTCTGGGTTTCGTGGTTGAACAGCGGGGCAACAGTCTAGTACTGCGCGGCACGCTGCCGCCCCGTCCGGGTACCGGTCGCCTGCGCCCCTACCAACAACGCCTGAGCCTGAGTCTAGCCGCCAATGCTGATGGCTTGAAACAGGCTGAGCAAGCCGCCAAAGTGATCGCAGCACAGCTGATTCAGAAGACCTTTGACTGGCAGGATTATCTGAAGTGGGGTAGCGCCCGCAACTTGGCGTTTAGCGAGCTGACTGTGCCGCAGCAGGTTGAGGCATTCGAGCGCTGGTTTTTCAACCAGCGAGGCGAGCAAGCGGCCAGCCGCAGCACTTGGGCAACGGCTTACGCGCCGTACTTGCGTCAAGTGCTCGAAGTGGCTCAAGCTCATGCGGACTTCAGTATCAGCGAGGTCATCTACAGCGCTCTGCTCAAAACGCCACCGGACAGCCGCAGCCGTCAGGTTTGCAGTACAGCACTACGCAGCTTTTGCCAATTTCTCAAGCTAGAGGTGCCCTTTGAAGTGGGCGAATCTGGTTTGGGCTATCAGCATCCCAGCCCACGCAACTTGCCGGATGACCAACTGATTATTGAGTGGTTTGAGCGCATTCCCAACCCTCAGTGGCGGTTCGTTTACGGCTTAATGGCCGCTTACGGGCTACGCAATCACGAGGTTTTCTTCTGCGACTTTGCTGAACTGCGTAATGCAGCTGTCGCCAATCCCACGGTGCAGGTTCTAACCACCACCAAGACTGGCGAACATGAAGTCTGGCCCTTCTATCCGGAATGGGTGGAGCAGTTTCAGTTGCGTTCTGGCTGCTTGCCGCCAGTCAAAACTGATCTCACCCGAACAACTCTCCAGCAAGTCGGGGCCACAGTAACCCGGCAGTTCAGGCGCTACGACCTGCCCTTCTCTCCCTATGACTTGCGCCATGCTTGGGCAGTGCGCACGATCCACTTTGGGCTTTCTGATACGGTTGCGGCTCGAATGATGGGCCACTCGGTTGCCATTCACACCCGCACCTACCACCGTTGGTTGGCCCGCCGCGACCAGCAGCAAGCGGTTGAAACAGCACTAGCACGTTCAGGACTGAAGCCCCCAGTCAAGCCCCCAATTCCGGCCGC